Proteins from a single region of Thunnus maccoyii chromosome 23, fThuMac1.1, whole genome shotgun sequence:
- the rhno1 gene encoding RAD9, HUS1, RAD1-interacting nuclear orphan protein 1, with translation MPRKSIKTEKPPLLFLERPVRGARLQNVPEVRAANNPKVFFSETQAHESSALNSWVSPQFDSSLAAAPPVRRGRRKCHSATSILDSCSQLSRKNSVCKFPSLTFETRSRDQPHQPRHTRRKKATESAVVPDAGNQPPRSCQNTSAVSSAQCLDTPKRQLATIRKGNVETYSGGVASSSRCLDESPPIQVTGKCRIPADGASTPASKEFSTTDVSSVCAPPDVDTPKAIQEESSCPSSPSVHSLLAQPCTPPCNQPPDILVADTPERDYGVKVTWRRRRGLMLLLKERGHLSDSDALIPS, from the exons ATGCCCCGTAAAAGCATCAAGACAGAGAAGCCTCCACTGCTGTTCTTGGAGCGGCCTGTGCGTGGAGCCAGACTCCAAAATGTGCCTGAAGTCAGAGCAGCAAACAATCCCAAAGTATTTTTCTCTGAGACACAAGCACACGAGAGTTCAGCTCTTAATTCATGG GTAAGCCCACAATTTGACAGTTCACTTGCAGCTGCACCTCCTGTGAGACGGGGGAGGAGAAAATGCCACTCTGCCACAAGCATTCTTGACAGTTGCAGTCAGCTGTCCAGGAAAAACAGCGTGTGCAAATTCCCCTCATTAACGTTTGAGACAAGGTCAAGAGACCAGCCTCATCAACCAAGGCATACACGCAGAAAGAAAGCTACAGAGTCTGCTGTTGTGCCCGACGCAGGAAATCAGCCACCGAGATCATGCCAAAACACAAGTGCAGTTTCTAGCGCACAGTGCCTCGACACACCAAAGAGACAGTTGGCCACGATCAGAAAAGGGAATGTGGAGACATATTCTGGTGGTGTTGCCTCCTCCAGCAGATGTTTGGATGAGTCTCCACCAATCCAAGTGACAGGAAAATGCAGAATTCCAGCAGACGGTGCATCAACACCTGCCTCGAAAGAGTTTAGCACCACTGATGTCAGCAGTGTCTGTGCGCCACCTGATGTGGACACTCCAAAAGCAATACAAGAAGAGAGTAGTtgtccctcctccccctctgtACACTCGCTACTGGCTCAGCCATGTACACCACCATGTAATCAGCCGCCTGACATTTTGGTGGCTGACACACCAGAGAGGGACTATGGGGTGAAGGTGacatggagaaggaggaggggttTGATGTTGTTGTTAAAAGAAAGAGGCCACCTCTCCGATTCGGATGCGCTAATTCCCAGCTGA